In a single window of the Pontibacter russatus genome:
- a CDS encoding ZIP family metal transporter, with product MIIAILVLFFTVVLSGFLVKVFPPHNGRWLKIALSFSGAYLFTITIIHLLPDVLRNGNTQSYGVGYWVLAGFFLQLVLELFSQGVEHGHIHHHQGRIGSMPFLLLGSLFVHSFLEGSILVEYGGHAHAGHAHTTSDNFYLVLLGVALHHVPAAFALMSVLLSRLENFRKAFLWLLIFAVGSPLGIFFSNVVLPQQAPDGLLYTALTGLVAGNFLHISTTILFETSPDHRFNRTKLIATLFGLTLALASDFI from the coding sequence ATGATTATAGCCATACTCGTCCTGTTTTTCACGGTAGTACTATCAGGTTTTCTGGTGAAGGTGTTTCCTCCCCACAACGGCAGGTGGCTGAAGATAGCGCTGTCTTTCAGCGGGGCCTATCTCTTCACCATTACCATCATCCACCTGCTCCCCGATGTGCTCCGGAACGGCAACACCCAATCCTACGGCGTCGGCTACTGGGTGCTGGCGGGCTTTTTCCTGCAACTGGTGCTGGAACTTTTCTCGCAGGGCGTGGAGCACGGCCATATACACCATCACCAGGGCCGCATAGGCTCGATGCCTTTCCTGCTGTTGGGCTCGCTGTTTGTGCATTCTTTTCTGGAGGGGAGCATTCTGGTGGAGTATGGCGGGCATGCCCACGCCGGCCACGCCCACACCACCAGCGACAATTTTTACCTGGTGCTGCTGGGGGTGGCGCTGCACCACGTACCGGCCGCCTTCGCGCTGATGTCGGTGCTGCTGTCGCGGCTCGAGAACTTCCGGAAGGCATTTCTGTGGCTGCTGATATTCGCGGTGGGCTCGCCGCTGGGCATTTTCTTCAGCAACGTGGTGCTACCGCAACAGGCGCCGGACGGCCTGTTATATACCGCCCTGACGGGCCTGGTGGCTGGCAACTTTCTGCATATCTCCACCACCATCCTTTTCGAGACAAGCCCCGACCATCGCTTTAACCGCACCAAGCTCATCGCCACCCTCTTTGGTCTGACTCTGGCCCTCGCCAGCGATTTTATATAG